In a genomic window of Sulfurisphaera tokodaii str. 7:
- a CDS encoding class I SAM-dependent methyltransferase — protein sequence MSEKEKVKNAYEHIVHRRKPVPYLSLIKGKIVGDIGCGSGQNCLALESRFVICLDIALRQLIEARKKGCDNLVQADMEYLPFRDNTFDSLLYIASLHHLKDPSLALKECYRCLKSEGEVLVTVWLVQPRFFFRRNVFLRSRINNLVVERYYHLYFPWELRRVMTKQGFFPVRTFLYKVNSLLPNNELFYGIKKV from the coding sequence GTGAGTGAGAAGGAAAAAGTAAAGAACGCTTATGAACATATTGTACATAGGCGAAAGCCTGTTCCATATCTCTCGTTAATAAAGGGAAAAATAGTTGGTGATATTGGTTGTGGTTCGGGTCAAAATTGTTTAGCATTAGAATCACGTTTTGTTATTTGCCTAGATATTGCTTTAAGGCAATTAATTGAGGCTAGAAAAAAGGGTTGTGATAATTTAGTCCAGGCTGATATGGAGTATTTGCCTTTTAGAGATAACACGTTTGACTCCTTACTTTATATAGCTTCATTACATCATTTAAAAGATCCTTCATTAGCGCTAAAGGAATGTTATCGATGCCTAAAAAGTGAAGGAGAGGTTTTAGTTACCGTCTGGCTAGTTCAACCAAGATTCTTTTTCAGACGAAATGTATTTCTGAGAAGTAGGATTAATAACCTTGTAGTAGAGAGATATTACCATCTTTATTTCCCCTGGGAGCTAAGAAGAGTGATGACAAAGCAGGGGTTTTTCCCAGTTAGGACTTTCCTATATAAGGTAAATTCTCTATTACCAAATAATGAATTATTTTATGGTATAAAAAAAGTTTAG
- a CDS encoding AIR synthase family protein gives MRLGKIDEKIFSEIIYPNLGKRHKEVIVEPQSGVDTGAIDLGDGRVLVVKSDPVFIVPQFGFKKAAWFAVHILASDVMTSGIPPKYALIDLNLPPKIRDEEFKEMWLGIHEALNEINVMVVGGHTGVYEGTDYPMVGGFSMIGIGEKEKLGTPSKVRIGDSIIITKGPAIEATGLLVNLYPEYFRERLPQDIFKEAYDMYWKMSCWKDGLIASNVGIHLMHDATEGGVWNALVEIATVTKKELRIYEDKLFINRAVKEVTSLVNIDPWSSISEGTMIIISDKGEKIVEALKREGIESAIVGEVKEGDGVTLVKKDGSKQRIEKPAEDPFWRVFFELSKKA, from the coding sequence ATGAGACTGGGAAAGATTGACGAGAAAATCTTTTCTGAAATAATTTATCCCAATCTAGGGAAAAGACATAAGGAAGTTATTGTTGAACCTCAAAGTGGTGTAGATACTGGTGCTATTGATTTAGGTGATGGCAGAGTTTTAGTTGTAAAATCAGACCCAGTATTTATAGTTCCCCAATTTGGGTTTAAGAAAGCTGCCTGGTTTGCTGTTCATATTTTAGCAAGCGATGTTATGACTTCTGGAATTCCTCCTAAATACGCATTAATTGACTTAAACTTACCTCCTAAGATCAGAGATGAAGAATTCAAGGAAATGTGGTTAGGAATTCATGAAGCCTTAAACGAGATAAATGTAATGGTAGTAGGTGGGCATACTGGTGTATATGAAGGGACAGATTATCCCATGGTTGGAGGGTTTAGTATGATTGGTATTGGCGAAAAAGAAAAGCTAGGTACCCCATCAAAGGTTAGAATAGGTGATTCAATTATAATTACTAAAGGACCGGCAATTGAAGCTACTGGACTTTTAGTTAATCTTTATCCCGAGTACTTCAGGGAGAGACTTCCTCAAGATATATTTAAAGAAGCTTATGACATGTATTGGAAGATGAGCTGTTGGAAAGATGGTTTAATTGCCTCAAATGTTGGAATTCATTTGATGCATGATGCAACTGAGGGTGGAGTATGGAATGCATTAGTAGAAATCGCTACGGTTACGAAGAAAGAATTAAGAATTTATGAGGATAAGCTTTTCATAAACAGAGCTGTTAAAGAAGTAACATCGTTAGTTAATATAGATCCTTGGTCTTCAATAAGTGAAGGCACAATGATTATAATAAGTGATAAGGGCGAGAAAATTGTTGAAGCATTGAAGAGAGAAGGAATAGAAAGTGCTATTGTTGGTGAAGTTAAAGAAGGTGATGGAGTTACATTAGTTAAGAAAGATGGTAGTAAGCAGAGAATAGAAAAGCCTGCAGAGGATCCGTTTTGGAGAGTATTCTTTGAATTGTCAAAAAAGGCTTAA
- a CDS encoding MoaD/ThiS family protein, with protein sequence MKVTVQLVRENKEIVVELPEKATVKDLLKKIGYRVQGSVVVKDGLPIVEDERLNDGDKVQVFLAASGG encoded by the coding sequence GTGAAAGTAACTGTACAATTGGTAAGAGAAAATAAGGAAATTGTTGTTGAACTGCCAGAGAAAGCTACTGTAAAGGATTTGCTTAAAAAGATCGGATATAGAGTTCAAGGTAGTGTTGTTGTAAAAGATGGTTTACCAATAGTTGAGGATGAAAGATTAAATGATGGTGATAAAGTTCAAGTTTTTTTAGCAGCTTCAGGTGGATGA
- a CDS encoding FAD-dependent oxidoreductase: MKVGIVGGGIVGLFTAYYLLKEEAEVTIFEKDFLGSGSIHAAGLIEPYRFDRINTTGMIIKMLRYISKRVTSVKSLNKAWVIELLKNLDKEPPTEAWETMKEMALFSLKEYRRLAEEKNDFDYEESGLLEIYSDEKELEKGIIEEKKSPFRPKFEIMEVKGFAGGIYFPELSKVDTHKFIDRITKEIKDAKVVNVNVDKVSKDAKVYYSGKEEKFDKVVLSAGVWLRNVGLPITAFKGYGYRVKGEMKVNFPSVLAELGVAVVKNSDFIKITGGFDGDFSSDSSRAEIFLNYAKSLVNISYVYDLYMGYRPCSPDGFPVIGKAENVVISTGACRLGWSYAPSMGNITTDLVLDRRNDVGYLSRFIGGRNLSL, translated from the coding sequence TTGAAAGTCGGAATCGTAGGAGGAGGAATTGTAGGCTTATTTACAGCCTATTATTTGCTGAAAGAGGAAGCAGAAGTCACAATATTTGAAAAAGATTTCTTAGGTAGCGGATCAATTCATGCCGCTGGTCTAATTGAACCATATAGGTTTGATAGAATAAACACTACTGGTATGATTATTAAGATGCTTAGATACATAAGTAAAAGAGTTACATCAGTAAAAAGTCTAAACAAAGCATGGGTAATAGAGTTACTTAAGAATCTAGATAAAGAACCACCAACAGAAGCTTGGGAAACTATGAAGGAAATGGCTCTATTTTCCTTAAAAGAATATAGGAGGTTAGCTGAAGAAAAGAACGATTTCGATTATGAGGAATCTGGGCTGTTAGAAATTTACTCTGATGAAAAGGAGCTCGAGAAAGGAATTATTGAGGAGAAAAAGAGTCCCTTTAGACCTAAGTTTGAGATTATGGAGGTTAAGGGCTTTGCCGGTGGTATTTATTTTCCAGAGCTATCAAAAGTTGATACTCACAAATTTATTGATAGGATTACAAAGGAGATTAAGGATGCAAAAGTAGTTAATGTGAACGTAGATAAAGTATCTAAGGATGCAAAAGTGTATTACTCTGGAAAAGAGGAGAAATTCGATAAAGTTGTTTTATCTGCTGGAGTATGGTTAAGGAACGTAGGTTTACCTATAACTGCATTTAAAGGTTATGGTTATAGAGTTAAAGGCGAAATGAAAGTAAATTTCCCTTCAGTCCTAGCTGAGTTAGGCGTTGCAGTAGTAAAAAACTCTGACTTTATTAAGATTACTGGTGGTTTTGACGGCGATTTTTCTTCAGACTCTTCTAGGGCTGAAATATTTCTAAACTATGCTAAATCTCTAGTTAACATAAGTTATGTTTACGATTTGTATATGGGCTATAGACCTTGCTCTCCTGATGGTTTTCCAGTTATCGGCAAAGCTGAAAACGTTGTAATCTCTACGGGTGCTTGTAGACTTGGTTGGAGTTATGCTCCATCAATGGGGAATATAACTACTGATTTAGTTTTAGATAGAAGGAACGACGTTGGTTATCTATCTCGATTTATAGGTGGAAGAAATTTAAGCCTTTAA
- a CDS encoding DUF1955 domain-containing protein: MTIVKSEIIRKLMDAKKFLLDGYIDEGVKIVLEITKSSTKSEYNWFICNLLESIDCRYMFQVLDKIGSYFDLDKCQNLKSVVECGVINNTLNEHVNKALDILVIQGKRDKLEEIGREILKNNEVSASILVAIANALRRVGDERDATTLLIEACKKGEKEACNAVNTLTVRSVM, from the coding sequence ATGACTATAGTTAAATCCGAAATAATTCGCAAACTAATGGATGCTAAGAAATTCCTTTTAGACGGATATATAGATGAAGGTGTTAAAATTGTCCTTGAAATTACTAAATCATCTACTAAGAGTGAATACAATTGGTTCATTTGCAACTTGCTTGAAAGCATTGATTGCAGATACATGTTCCAAGTATTGGATAAAATAGGAAGTTACTTTGACTTAGACAAATGCCAAAACTTAAAGAGCGTTGTAGAATGCGGTGTGATAAACAATACTTTAAATGAGCATGTTAATAAGGCATTAGATATATTAGTAATTCAAGGAAAACGCGATAAACTAGAAGAAATAGGAAGAGAAATACTAAAGAATAATGAAGTAAGTGCTTCTATTTTAGTTGCTATAGCTAATGCATTGAGAAGAGTAGGAGATGAAAGAGATGCAACTACCCTATTGATAGAGGCGTGTAAAAAGGGAGAAAAAGAAGCCTGTAATGCAGTAAACACTCTTACAGTAAGAAGTGTCATGTAA
- a CDS encoding antitoxin yields MTTTVISIRVDEKLKKELEELGIDYPSLVRSYLEEVVRKEKMRRELKEADRIREELLKSHGYYSSSAELVREDRDNNDYY; encoded by the coding sequence ATGACAACTACCGTTATATCAATAAGAGTTGACGAGAAATTAAAAAAGGAATTAGAAGAGTTAGGAATAGATTATCCTAGCTTAGTTAGGAGCTACTTAGAAGAAGTAGTAAGGAAGGAAAAAATGAGAAGAGAATTAAAAGAAGCAGATAGGATAAGAGAAGAGCTTTTAAAATCTCATGGATATTATTCTTCTTCTGCAGAACTCGTTAGAGAAGATAGGGATAATAATGACTATTATTGA
- a CDS encoding type II toxin-antitoxin system VapC family toxin, which produces MTIIDTSALFALYIPEKMSAFIRKEIENVDECYVLDLIFYEFPNVIRKRIVRNELSKEKGDEILARGLSYIDLCKVVSGKELAKTAYEISLKYSLTTYDASLIALAEKVNDIILTADEKLIRGIRNVQEISKYFIFPD; this is translated from the coding sequence ATGACTATTATTGACACTTCAGCACTCTTTGCACTCTATATTCCTGAGAAGATGAGTGCATTCATAAGAAAAGAAATTGAAAATGTAGACGAGTGTTACGTTTTGGATTTGATATTTTATGAATTCCCAAATGTTATCCGTAAAAGGATAGTAAGAAATGAGTTAAGCAAAGAAAAGGGGGACGAAATATTAGCGAGGGGTTTATCTTATATAGATTTGTGTAAAGTAGTAAGTGGGAAAGAATTAGCTAAGACAGCTTACGAAATAAGCTTAAAGTATAGCTTAACAACTTATGACGCGTCTTTAATAGCTTTAGCAGAGAAAGTAAACGATATTATATTAACAGCAGATGAGAAACTAATAAGAGGAATTAGAAATGTTCAAGAAATCTCGAAATATTTTATATTCCCCGATTAA